The Haloplanus salinarum genome includes a region encoding these proteins:
- a CDS encoding UvrD-helicase domain-containing protein, translated as MSDDATVTRLFGGPGSGKTTALLDRVDDLLEDDDVDVRDVLVVSYTRAAAAEVRERLAERLDTSPRALQGNVCTMHAKAYELLDLSRGDVVGESDKQEFCEEYGVEYEDEYGGAGRRTARSTTLGNKIIATSQWLQRTRRDVADWYDVPFQWDVETVRLPPDVDPNAQEGNKYTPTWPADDERIDVPKVIRAWRSYKGEHGLVGFADMLERVAERSLVPHVDYLVIDEFQDITTLQYEVYEEWKPHMEGVLIAGDDDQVVYAWQGADPSILLDAEVDEDVVLPNSYRLPSRILNVVNREIRHITKRQEKDLNPRKEGGVVEGIESPSMFEVVRNVQHTVDTTDETIMVLFRARYQMFQFIDDFLPKGIPFSVMTDQRMWTDRLTQYVRAVEKIDADEPITGLEARRLADMLQDSAFGTNDRDDFYDHLDDREEAADTDDIAEISIDPDVVSDHAPFMPEPAAAGDMLRKVTSFQRKAVDAYFGGDYAGMDPSRVRVGTIHSAKGREADHVFVCTDLTEKVVEQMAASVDDPTDVPGVEEFTAHTSPVPLLTDNERRVFYVGMSRARERLVLLENLIGGAPTLPISVLLHDELRETDAEEMLDEAQATPVPEPEP; from the coding sequence ATGAGCGACGACGCCACGGTCACCCGCCTCTTCGGGGGCCCCGGTAGCGGGAAGACGACCGCCCTCCTCGACCGCGTCGACGACCTGTTGGAGGACGACGACGTCGACGTTCGCGACGTGCTCGTGGTCTCCTACACCCGTGCCGCCGCCGCGGAGGTCCGCGAGCGACTCGCCGAACGCCTCGATACGTCGCCCCGGGCGCTCCAGGGCAACGTCTGTACGATGCACGCGAAGGCGTACGAACTGCTCGACCTCTCGCGGGGCGACGTGGTCGGCGAGAGCGACAAACAGGAGTTCTGCGAGGAGTACGGCGTCGAGTACGAGGACGAGTACGGCGGCGCCGGCCGCCGAACCGCCCGGTCGACGACGCTCGGCAACAAGATCATCGCGACGAGCCAGTGGCTCCAGCGCACCCGGCGCGACGTCGCCGACTGGTACGACGTGCCCTTCCAGTGGGACGTCGAGACGGTCCGTCTCCCCCCCGACGTCGACCCCAACGCCCAGGAGGGGAACAAGTACACGCCGACCTGGCCCGCCGACGACGAGCGCATCGACGTGCCGAAGGTGATCCGGGCGTGGCGCTCGTACAAGGGTGAACACGGGCTGGTCGGCTTCGCCGACATGCTGGAACGCGTCGCCGAACGCTCCCTGGTCCCGCACGTCGACTACCTCGTCATCGACGAGTTCCAGGACATCACCACGCTCCAGTACGAGGTGTACGAGGAGTGGAAACCGCACATGGAGGGGGTGTTGATCGCGGGCGACGACGACCAGGTCGTCTACGCGTGGCAGGGCGCCGACCCGAGCATCCTGCTCGACGCCGAGGTCGACGAGGACGTCGTCCTCCCCAACTCCTATCGGCTCCCCTCGCGCATCCTCAACGTCGTCAACCGCGAGATCCGTCACATCACGAAACGCCAGGAGAAGGACCTCAACCCCCGCAAGGAGGGCGGCGTCGTCGAGGGTATCGAGAGCCCCTCGATGTTCGAGGTGGTGCGGAACGTCCAGCACACCGTCGACACCACCGACGAGACGATCATGGTCCTGTTCCGGGCACGCTACCAGATGTTCCAGTTCATCGACGACTTCCTCCCCAAGGGCATCCCCTTCTCGGTCATGACCGACCAGCGGATGTGGACCGACCGCCTCACCCAGTACGTCCGCGCGGTCGAGAAGATCGACGCCGACGAGCCGATCACGGGACTGGAGGCGCGTCGCCTCGCCGACATGCTCCAGGACTCGGCGTTCGGCACCAACGACCGCGACGACTTCTACGACCACCTCGACGACCGGGAGGAGGCCGCCGACACCGACGACATCGCCGAGATCAGTATCGACCCCGACGTCGTGAGCGATCACGCGCCGTTCATGCCCGAACCCGCCGCCGCCGGCGACATGCTCCGCAAGGTGACGAGCTTCCAGCGGAAGGCCGTCGACGCCTACTTCGGCGGCGACTACGCGGGCATGGATCCGAGCCGCGTCCGCGTCGGCACCATCCACTCCGCGAAGGGTCGCGAGGCCGACCACGTGTTCGTCTGTACCGACCTCACGGAGAAGGTGGTCGAGCAGATGGCCGCGAGCGTCGACGATCCGACCGACGTCCCCGGCGTCGAGGAGTTCACCGCCCACACCAGCCCCGTGCCCCTCCTCACCGACAACGAGCGCCGCGTGTTCTACGTCGGGATGAGCCGTGCCCGCGAACGGCTCGTGTTGCTGGAGAACCTGATCGGCGGCGCCCCCACGCTCCCCATCAGCGTCCTCCTGCACGACGAACTCCGCGAGACGGACGCCGAGGAGATGCTGGACGAGGCCCAGGCGACGCCGGTGCCCGAACCGGAGCCCTGA
- a CDS encoding HVO_0416 family zinc finger protein translates to MAAEPSARDDELFDQFLADNGHETTPVRWERSYNKLQCPDCGALHDESAADCSVCGWDPAA, encoded by the coding sequence ATGGCAGCCGAACCCAGCGCACGCGACGACGAACTGTTCGACCAGTTCCTCGCGGACAACGGCCACGAGACCACACCGGTACGCTGGGAACGATCCTATAACAAGCTGCAGTGCCCGGACTGTGGGGCGCTGCACGACGAGTCGGCCGCCGACTGTTCCGTCTGTGGCTGGGACCCCGCGGCCTGA
- a CDS encoding carboxypeptidase M32: protein MSDTTPAAYDDLLDRVGRIANVSHASDLLSWDQQVMMPDEGTPARSRQLSALSAVEHDLLVADELGRLLDELETADLTPEQRAVVREVRREQERAVRVPTDLVERISAASSEALTAWREAREADDFGTFAPHLRELLDLKRRYAEHVDPDRDPYAVLFEEYEPCLPLDHAEDVLTTLREAVVPLVDDIRGADADLATDTFAGTFDADRQEALVRDALDDLGYPWERGRLDAAPHPFSTGTTYDARITTRYDETDPIGALLSTVHEFGHATYTLGLPDEAHGTPLGEARDLSIHESQSRLWENHVGRSRAFWEGFLPRVVEAFPAVGDPSVREAYEAVNAVDPSNLIRVEADELTYHLHIVLRFEIERDLIRGDLDVTEVPAVWNEKMESYLGVRPETDAEGCLQDIHWSHGSFGYFPTYSLGSVIAAQLFDAAEAEVEGLDDAIRAGEFDPLHDWLTDRIHRHGKRFETNELVSRATGDDVSADAFVDYAREKYGSLYGL from the coding sequence ATGAGCGACACGACGCCGGCGGCCTACGACGACCTGCTCGATCGGGTCGGCCGGATCGCGAACGTCTCGCACGCCTCCGACCTGCTCTCCTGGGACCAGCAGGTGATGATGCCCGACGAGGGGACACCCGCCCGCTCCCGGCAGCTCTCGGCGCTCTCGGCGGTCGAACACGACCTGCTCGTCGCCGACGAACTCGGCCGCCTGCTCGACGAACTCGAAACGGCGGATCTCACCCCCGAGCAACGGGCGGTCGTCCGCGAGGTGCGCCGCGAACAGGAACGCGCCGTCCGCGTCCCGACCGACCTCGTCGAACGCATCTCCGCGGCGTCCTCGGAGGCGCTGACCGCGTGGCGCGAGGCCCGGGAGGCGGACGACTTCGGGACCTTCGCGCCCCACCTGCGGGAGCTCCTCGACCTGAAGCGGCGGTACGCGGAGCACGTCGACCCGGACCGCGACCCCTACGCGGTGCTGTTCGAGGAGTACGAACCCTGCCTCCCCCTCGACCACGCCGAGGACGTACTGACGACGCTCCGCGAGGCGGTGGTACCCCTGGTCGACGACATCAGGGGGGCCGACGCCGACCTGGCGACCGACACCTTCGCCGGAACGTTCGACGCCGATCGTCAGGAGGCGCTCGTCCGGGACGCGCTCGACGACCTGGGCTACCCCTGGGAGCGGGGCCGTCTCGACGCCGCGCCGCATCCGTTCTCGACGGGGACGACCTACGACGCCCGGATCACCACCCGGTACGACGAGACCGATCCGATCGGCGCCCTCCTCTCGACGGTCCACGAGTTCGGCCACGCCACCTACACGCTCGGCCTGCCCGACGAGGCCCACGGGACGCCGCTCGGCGAGGCCCGCGACCTCTCGATCCACGAGTCACAGTCCCGGCTGTGGGAGAACCACGTCGGGCGCTCGCGAGCGTTCTGGGAGGGCTTTCTCCCCCGCGTCGTCGAGGCGTTCCCCGCCGTCGGCGACCCGAGCGTCCGCGAGGCCTACGAGGCGGTCAACGCCGTCGACCCCTCCAATCTCATTCGGGTCGAGGCCGACGAACTCACCTACCACCTGCATATCGTCCTGCGGTTCGAAATCGAGCGGGACCTCATCCGGGGCGACCTCGACGTGACGGAGGTGCCCGCCGTCTGGAACGAGAAGATGGAGTCGTACCTGGGCGTCCGGCCGGAGACGGACGCCGAGGGGTGTCTGCAGGACATCCACTGGTCCCACGGCAGTTTCGGCTACTTCCCCACCTACTCGTTGGGGAGCGTGATCGCCGCACAGCTGTTCGACGCCGCCGAGGCGGAGGTCGAGGGCCTCGACGACGCGATCCGGGCGGGCGAGTTCGACCCGCTCCACGACTGGTTGACCGATCGGATCCACCGCCACGGCAAGCGCTTCGAGACGAACGAACTCGTCTCCCGGGCGACCGGCGACGACGTGTCCGCCGACGCCTTCGTCGACTACGCGAGGGAGAAATACGGGTCGCTGTACGGGCTGTAG
- a CDS encoding divalent metal cation transporter yields the protein MTDNAGVESAGPAERIRGYAGEMGPSWIAGAIAAGPATIASLVTGGALFGYGLLWVVVLSAGAGALVQYLSMRLGLLTERGIVAVVEDHLGTTWAWLLVADAVLAAGVAQLVIMKTVATVSATVTGVDARIWGVVWALVLALGLAGRGYRFLELAAKLLVSLVVVAFVASLFVVPVDYGAAAGGLVPSVPSGGALVAAGILGGAVHITLITMQSYTMRSRGWTRDDYGTAAFDVGASMLVAFGVYSLAIFLVAASVLTPEDPSTAVGAAQALGPLVGADAKWLFLLGLWGAAVSTLGGNTIVPPFLLADKLGWGTTIDDARYRWLLVAAALLSAPGAFIGGAVIGQLVLVLAVGTVGTPFAIAVVLYLLNSDAVSDRNSRLANVGGVALLLVTGALAANFVREQVAGGIGPLSGFVLAFAVALGVAIVGLGGKYAVEEVG from the coding sequence ATGACGGACAACGCGGGCGTGGAGTCGGCCGGACCGGCCGAACGGATCCGAGGGTACGCCGGAGAGATGGGACCGTCGTGGATCGCCGGGGCCATCGCCGCGGGGCCGGCGACCATCGCCAGCCTGGTGACCGGGGGGGCGCTCTTCGGCTACGGCCTCCTCTGGGTGGTCGTCCTCTCGGCGGGCGCGGGCGCGCTCGTCCAGTACCTGTCGATGCGGCTCGGCCTCCTCACCGAGCGGGGCATCGTCGCCGTCGTCGAGGACCACCTCGGCACGACCTGGGCGTGGCTCCTCGTCGCCGACGCGGTGCTCGCGGCCGGCGTCGCCCAACTGGTCATCATGAAGACCGTCGCGACGGTGTCGGCGACGGTGACGGGCGTCGACGCCCGGATCTGGGGCGTCGTCTGGGCGCTCGTGCTCGCGCTCGGGCTGGCCGGGCGGGGGTATCGCTTCCTCGAACTAGCCGCGAAGCTCCTCGTCTCGCTGGTCGTCGTCGCCTTCGTCGCCAGCCTCTTCGTCGTCCCCGTCGACTACGGCGCGGCGGCGGGGGGTCTGGTGCCGAGCGTCCCCAGCGGGGGCGCGCTCGTCGCGGCCGGCATCCTCGGCGGCGCGGTCCACATCACGCTCATCACGATGCAGTCGTACACGATGCGCTCGCGCGGCTGGACCCGCGACGACTACGGGACCGCCGCCTTCGACGTCGGCGCGTCGATGCTCGTCGCCTTCGGGGTCTACAGCCTCGCCATCTTCCTCGTGGCCGCGAGCGTCCTCACTCCCGAGGACCCCTCGACGGCGGTGGGGGCGGCACAGGCGCTGGGCCCGCTGGTCGGCGCCGACGCCAAGTGGCTGTTCCTGCTCGGTCTCTGGGGGGCCGCCGTCTCGACGCTCGGCGGCAACACCATCGTCCCGCCGTTCCTCCTCGCGGACAAACTCGGCTGGGGGACCACCATCGACGACGCCCGCTACCGCTGGCTGCTCGTCGCCGCCGCCCTCCTCTCGGCGCCGGGGGCGTTCATCGGCGGCGCCGTCATCGGCCAGCTCGTGCTCGTCCTCGCGGTCGGCACCGTCGGCACCCCCTTCGCCATCGCCGTCGTCCTCTACCTCCTGAACTCCGACGCCGTGAGCGACCGGAACTCCCGGCTCGCCAACGTCGGCGGCGTCGCGCTGTTGCTCGTCACCGGCGCGCTCGCGGCCAACTTCGTCCGCGAGCAGGTCGCGGGCGGCATCGGGCCGCTGTCGGGGTTCGTGCTGGCCTTCGCCGTCGCGCTCGGCGTCGCCATCGTCGGCCTCGGCGGCAAGTACGCCGTCGAGGAGGTCGGCTGA